From Scylla paramamosain isolate STU-SP2022 chromosome 16, ASM3559412v1, whole genome shotgun sequence, one genomic window encodes:
- the LOC135107982 gene encoding uncharacterized protein LOC135107982 isoform X1, with amino-acid sequence MTGRREMTPLFRLLLAALSLRGCCGLHIVDLVVPEVVLNGSRSSVVLDCVYRYERYEQAGLVVKWFWNHEPEAVYQWIPGKKPVALGLLKGRVNLDYHATKDKYGRHRAMEVLRPTTDLTGYFTCRVSSFHDEKFTSKKMIVYAPATTMNLTYSRPAPGQVNISCEAHGIYPEPCLTLSRTSTHHARTSVPADVEIVEGEEGFSVFLEAKVEDASLHHETLFECVLHIPETEYRIQREIIYMPEYGTFGRYGGATGLDGAPTLLLVLSLLLPRLLSAAAARPPPIS; translated from the exons GGTGTTGCGGGCTGCACATCGTTGACCTAGTGGTGCCCGAGGTGGTGCTGAACGGGTCCAGGTCTTCGGTAGTGCTGGACTGCGTGTACCGTTACGAGAGATACGAGCAGGCGGGGCTGGTGGTGAAGTGGTTCTGGAATCACGAACCGGAGGCAGTGTACCAGTGGATCCCCGGCAAGAAACCCGTGGCCCTGGGACTGTTGAAG GGGCGCGTCAACTTGGACTACCACGCCACCAAGGACAAGTACGGACGGCACCGCGCCATGGAAGTCCTGCGCCCCACCACGGACCTTACTGGTTACTTCACCTGCCGTGTCTCTTCGTTTCATGACGAGAAGTTCACCTCCAAGAAGATGATTGtgtatg CTCCCGCCACCACCATGAACCTAACCTACAGCAGACCAGCGCCCGGCCAGGTGAACATCAGCTGTGAGGCACACGGCATCTACCCCGAGCCGTGCCTCACTCTCTCCCGCACCAGCACGCACCACGCCAG AACCAGTGTGCCAGCGGACGTGGAGAtagtagagggagaggagggcttCAGCGTGTTCCTGGAGGCGAAGGTGGAAGATGCCTCTCTCCACCACGAGACTCTGTTTGAATGCGTTCTCCACATTCCAGAGACTGAATACAGAATCCAGAGAGAGATTATCTATATGCCTG AGTATGGGACGTTTGGACGCTACG GAGGCGCCACGGGGCTGGACGGGGCACCAACATTACTCCTGGTTCTTTCCCTCCTGCTGCCACGCCTGCtgtccgccgccgccgcccgcccccCGCCCATCTCGTAG
- the LOC135107982 gene encoding uncharacterized protein LOC135107982 isoform X2 — protein sequence MTGRREMTPLFRLLLAALSLRGCCGLHIVDLVVPEVVLNGSRSSVVLDCVYRYERYEQAGLVVKWFWNHEPEAVYQWIPGKKPVALGLLKGRVNLDYHATKDKYGRHRAMEVLRPTTDLTGYFTCRVSSFHDEKFTSKKMIVYAPATTMNLTYSRPAPGQVNISCEAHGIYPEPCLTLSRTSTHHARTSVPADVEIVEGEEGFSVFLEAKVEDASLHHETLFECVLHIPETEYRIQREIIYMPGGATGLDGAPTLLLVLSLLLPRLLSAAAARPPPIS from the exons GGTGTTGCGGGCTGCACATCGTTGACCTAGTGGTGCCCGAGGTGGTGCTGAACGGGTCCAGGTCTTCGGTAGTGCTGGACTGCGTGTACCGTTACGAGAGATACGAGCAGGCGGGGCTGGTGGTGAAGTGGTTCTGGAATCACGAACCGGAGGCAGTGTACCAGTGGATCCCCGGCAAGAAACCCGTGGCCCTGGGACTGTTGAAG GGGCGCGTCAACTTGGACTACCACGCCACCAAGGACAAGTACGGACGGCACCGCGCCATGGAAGTCCTGCGCCCCACCACGGACCTTACTGGTTACTTCACCTGCCGTGTCTCTTCGTTTCATGACGAGAAGTTCACCTCCAAGAAGATGATTGtgtatg CTCCCGCCACCACCATGAACCTAACCTACAGCAGACCAGCGCCCGGCCAGGTGAACATCAGCTGTGAGGCACACGGCATCTACCCCGAGCCGTGCCTCACTCTCTCCCGCACCAGCACGCACCACGCCAG AACCAGTGTGCCAGCGGACGTGGAGAtagtagagggagaggagggcttCAGCGTGTTCCTGGAGGCGAAGGTGGAAGATGCCTCTCTCCACCACGAGACTCTGTTTGAATGCGTTCTCCACATTCCAGAGACTGAATACAGAATCCAGAGAGAGATTATCTATATGCCTG GAGGCGCCACGGGGCTGGACGGGGCACCAACATTACTCCTGGTTCTTTCCCTCCTGCTGCCACGCCTGCtgtccgccgccgccgcccgcccccCGCCCATCTCGTAG